From Permianibacter aggregans, a single genomic window includes:
- a CDS encoding GlxA family transcriptional regulator: MRDLYMLMMPNMVLLDFAGPWQALHYANRAEPRLRLHMVGPQPDIALLTDLQLSGIQMLPESIADNAIVMVIGTHGHQYTNISAEHMQSIAWLRDTVKPSHTLVTVCAGALFAAQAGLLRDKRCTTHHSLCPQLREVEPYANVRDDRIFVQDGNVYTSAGITAGLDLTLFLIGQWWNQHVAMSVARELVVYLRRSGDDPQLSPWLNWRNHLHPKIHQVQDIICQHPEQRLSLDQLADQVHMSVRHLTRMFRDITGISLHDYQQRIRLDYAKRLLEETSHSLERIAELSGYGSARSLRRAWHSEHGVAPSEVRKTAH; encoded by the coding sequence ATGCGCGATCTATACATGCTAATGATGCCGAACATGGTCCTGCTCGATTTTGCTGGGCCATGGCAGGCGCTGCACTACGCTAATCGCGCCGAACCTCGCTTGCGTTTGCATATGGTCGGCCCACAACCAGATATCGCGCTGTTAACTGACTTGCAATTGAGCGGCATTCAAATGCTGCCGGAATCGATTGCCGATAACGCCATTGTCATGGTCATCGGCACCCACGGCCATCAATACACGAACATCAGCGCGGAGCACATGCAGAGCATTGCCTGGCTGCGCGATACCGTAAAACCAAGTCACACACTGGTCACCGTCTGTGCTGGCGCGCTGTTCGCCGCGCAGGCAGGATTACTGCGCGACAAACGCTGCACGACTCACCACAGCCTTTGCCCACAACTTCGCGAAGTGGAACCGTACGCGAACGTTCGCGATGATCGCATTTTTGTTCAAGACGGCAACGTCTATACCAGCGCAGGCATAACGGCCGGATTGGATCTGACCCTGTTTCTGATTGGGCAGTGGTGGAATCAGCACGTGGCCATGTCCGTCGCGCGTGAACTGGTGGTGTACTTGCGCCGCAGCGGCGACGACCCGCAGCTGAGCCCTTGGCTCAATTGGCGCAATCATCTGCATCCAAAAATTCATCAAGTGCAGGACATCATTTGCCAGCATCCGGAGCAGCGTTTGAGTCTCGATCAGCTAGCGGATCAAGTGCATATGTCGGTGCGCCATTTAACGCGAATGTTTCGCGACATCACCGGCATCAGCCTGCATGACTATCAGCAGCGCATTCGCCTTGATTACGCCAAGCGCTTGTTGGAAGAAACTTCGCATTCATTGGAACGAATCGCCGAGCTGAGCGGCTACGGTAGTGCCCGCAGTTTGCGTCGGGCTTGGCACAGCGAACACGGCGTAGCACCATCGGAAGTGCGTAAGACGGCGCATTGA
- a CDS encoding HDOD domain-containing protein: MSIHDVVKEAARLYSLPDICLQLQELISKQASVFEIADQVALDPALTARLLKIANSPFYNFPMQVDSVSRAVRLIGTNELYNLALATSAVSTFNRVPRDVLDMESFWELSVYTGLVAKFLGRHCGFRQGERLFTAGLLFNIGLLALLEQKPDACRTILTDSRGHFRADIEQSLLGYTFADVGHALLSAWRLPTSITLAIKHQHLPETAGAERVAASIIHVARYAAQHLLAGQAPEKPSEFLAAINPGWKDMLGSTDEQLQDAMRQTRDSALQVLSIIAPSAAVVV; this comes from the coding sequence ATGAGTATCCATGATGTCGTCAAGGAGGCCGCCCGTCTCTACAGCCTGCCCGACATCTGCCTGCAATTGCAGGAACTGATCAGCAAACAGGCCAGTGTCTTTGAAATTGCCGATCAGGTCGCGCTCGACCCGGCACTGACCGCCAGGCTGCTGAAAATCGCCAATAGCCCGTTCTACAACTTCCCGATGCAGGTCGACAGCGTCTCCCGTGCCGTGCGCCTGATTGGCACCAACGAGCTTTACAACCTGGCGCTGGCCACCTCAGCCGTGTCCACGTTCAACCGGGTACCACGTGACGTCTTGGACATGGAAAGTTTCTGGGAGTTGTCGGTGTATACCGGTCTGGTCGCCAAATTCCTCGGCAGACACTGTGGTTTCCGCCAGGGCGAGCGGCTGTTCACGGCTGGCCTGTTGTTCAATATTGGCTTGCTGGCCTTGCTCGAGCAAAAGCCCGACGCTTGCCGGACGATCCTGACCGACTCCCGCGGTCATTTCCGGGCCGATATCGAGCAATCGCTGCTCGGATACACCTTTGCCGACGTCGGCCATGCTTTACTTAGCGCTTGGCGATTGCCGACCAGCATCACACTGGCGATCAAGCATCAGCACCTGCCAGAGACCGCCGGCGCCGAACGGGTCGCGGCCAGCATCATTCACGTGGCGCGTTATGCCGCCCAGCACCTGCTGGCCGGCCAGGCGCCGGAAAAACCGAGCGAGTTTCTGGCCGCCATCAATCCCGGCTGGAAAGACATGCTCGGCAGCACCGATGAACAGCTGCAAGACGCCATGCGGCAAACACGTGATTCGGCGCTGCAAGTACTGAGCATCATTGCACCCTCGGCCGCTGTCGTCGTTTAG
- a CDS encoding glutathione S-transferase N-terminal domain-containing protein, with protein MELFYSHASPYARTCRVMLREKGLLDRIEETEVNPLENPPHLFALNPLGKIPCLILDDKQNLFDSTVINDYLNTIGEGDDLYAAHQRDWQVKKWQALSHGMLDVAVQLRIEKTKPEAQQSALWMNRNRDALMRSVRQLETDMPKMPCEPCFLGLHIACALGYLDFRHAEIAWRSAAPKLSEWFAEVRHRPSLMATEPR; from the coding sequence ATGGAACTGTTCTACTCGCACGCCTCGCCGTATGCCCGCACCTGCCGGGTCATGCTGCGTGAAAAGGGCTTGTTGGATCGCATCGAAGAAACCGAAGTCAATCCGCTGGAAAACCCGCCGCACCTTTTTGCGCTGAATCCGCTCGGCAAGATTCCTTGCTTGATTCTCGACGATAAGCAAAACCTGTTCGACAGCACCGTCATTAACGATTACCTGAATACGATAGGCGAGGGTGATGATCTATACGCCGCCCATCAGCGCGACTGGCAAGTGAAAAAATGGCAGGCCCTGAGCCACGGCATGCTCGATGTCGCCGTGCAGCTGCGCATCGAAAAAACCAAACCGGAAGCCCAGCAATCCGCGCTATGGATGAACCGCAACCGCGACGCCCTGATGCGCTCAGTCCGCCAACTGGAAACCGACATGCCGAAAATGCCCTGCGAGCCCTGCTTCCTCGGTCTGCACATCGCCTGCGCACTCGGCTACCTGGATTTCCGCCACGCCGAAATCGCCTGGCGCAGCGCCGCCCCGAAATTGTCCGAATGGTTCGCCGAGGTCCGCCACCGGCCCAGCCTGATGGCCACCGAACCGCGCTGA
- a CDS encoding cysteine hydrolase family protein gives MKVLRKSAILVIDVQQSFLKKTYWREQEVPAFADKLATLIHGAMAKNVPIVRIMHVEPEGPFSLASGLVKPFEFVPSHHDVEFQKQAHNAFTTTGLQRWLTERGINHVVITGIRTEQCCETTTRVAYDLGFEVDFVTEATLTFPMRHEASGKEFSAEEIRQKTELVLQGRFAEIVNVDQALERMKA, from the coding sequence ATGAAAGTGCTAAGAAAATCAGCTATTCTCGTTATTGACGTGCAGCAATCCTTCCTGAAAAAAACCTACTGGCGCGAGCAGGAAGTACCAGCCTTTGCCGACAAGCTCGCTACCCTGATTCACGGTGCGATGGCCAAAAACGTCCCGATTGTGCGTATCATGCATGTCGAGCCGGAAGGGCCTTTCAGCCTGGCATCAGGCCTCGTCAAGCCGTTCGAGTTCGTGCCGAGCCATCACGACGTCGAGTTCCAGAAGCAAGCCCATAACGCGTTTACTACCACCGGCTTGCAGCGCTGGCTGACCGAACGCGGTATCAACCATGTCGTGATTACCGGCATCCGCACCGAGCAGTGCTGCGAAACCACGACACGGGTTGCCTACGATTTAGGTTTTGAGGTCGACTTTGTCACCGAAGCGACGCTGACCTTCCCGATGCGTCATGAAGCAAGTGGCAAGGAATTTTCAGCCGAAGAAATTCGTCAGAAAACAGAGTTGGTGTTGCAAGGCCGGTTTGCCGAGATCGTGAATGTTGATCAGGCGTTGGAACGAATGAAGGCTTGA
- a CDS encoding AAA family ATPase: MRQSDALTLLRLGYNTFLTGAAGSGKTFLLNRYITMLREHGVTVAVTASTGIAATHLGGQTIHAWSGIGVQRTLDEKAFEKLTKNRVIRRHVTEAQVLVIDEISMLHAFQLDLVDQVLRRLRDNEAPFGGIQLIACGDFFQLPPVTGAEDPASERQFAFEAQSWQRADFNIAYLTENHRQGNDSLLTVLNDIRSGHAGEHTKVPLRTRYKKPPVGVGAVQPTRLYARNINVDSINEKELAALPGKTVEFVMETRGFAALVEGLKRNCLAPETLRLKIGAEVMFVKNAPDGSFVNGSRGRVLGFDAETGWPEVQLLEGQRLLAEPMEWRLEEEGVIRAALKQLPLRLAWAITIHKSQGMTLDAVELDLSDAFEPGMGYVALSRVRTLGGLTLLGLNEIALRVHPAILARDGQFRRLSQQAVSELTRLSEEEQRRRMDAALFERFKGLPAEGLGAGKSRRQRKAKTKAVATHELTRCLLERKLSLAEIANERGLTVGTVLSHMEKLKGQGALPDLLHLRDDIDEFDAILCAWSTSEDGRLGPIHQRFGGRHSFETLKLVRLFLP; the protein is encoded by the coding sequence ATGCGGCAATCGGACGCATTGACGCTTTTGCGTTTGGGGTACAACACCTTTCTTACCGGTGCTGCCGGCAGCGGCAAAACCTTTCTGCTCAATCGCTATATCACGATGCTGCGCGAGCATGGCGTGACCGTTGCGGTTACCGCTTCAACCGGTATCGCGGCCACCCATCTTGGCGGCCAGACCATTCATGCCTGGAGCGGCATTGGCGTGCAGCGTACGCTCGATGAAAAAGCGTTTGAAAAGCTGACGAAGAACCGCGTCATTCGGCGCCATGTCACTGAAGCGCAGGTATTGGTCATCGATGAGATTTCTATGCTGCACGCGTTTCAACTGGATTTGGTTGATCAGGTGCTGCGCCGACTGCGCGATAACGAAGCGCCATTCGGTGGCATACAGCTGATTGCCTGCGGAGATTTTTTTCAGTTGCCGCCGGTCACCGGCGCTGAAGATCCAGCCAGCGAACGGCAATTTGCCTTTGAAGCGCAAAGCTGGCAGCGCGCTGATTTCAACATTGCCTATCTGACGGAAAACCATCGTCAGGGTAATGATTCGCTGCTGACGGTGTTGAACGATATTCGCAGTGGCCACGCCGGCGAACACACAAAAGTGCCACTGCGCACGCGCTACAAAAAACCGCCGGTCGGCGTTGGCGCCGTACAGCCAACCCGGCTCTATGCACGCAACATCAATGTCGACAGCATCAATGAAAAAGAGCTCGCTGCGCTACCAGGAAAAACGGTCGAATTTGTCATGGAAACGCGGGGATTTGCGGCACTGGTCGAAGGCCTGAAACGCAACTGTCTGGCGCCGGAAACTTTACGACTGAAAATCGGCGCCGAAGTGATGTTCGTCAAGAACGCACCGGACGGCAGTTTCGTCAATGGCAGTCGTGGCCGTGTGCTGGGTTTCGATGCCGAAACGGGTTGGCCGGAAGTGCAATTGCTCGAAGGTCAGCGGCTGCTGGCTGAACCGATGGAATGGCGGCTGGAAGAAGAGGGGGTTATTCGCGCCGCGCTCAAGCAGTTGCCGCTACGCCTGGCTTGGGCAATCACGATACACAAGAGCCAAGGCATGACGCTCGATGCCGTTGAGCTGGATTTGTCCGATGCGTTCGAACCGGGTATGGGTTACGTCGCGTTGTCGCGGGTGCGCACACTCGGTGGTCTGACACTACTTGGCTTGAATGAGATCGCGTTGCGAGTGCATCCGGCCATTCTCGCTCGCGATGGGCAATTCCGGCGTTTGTCGCAACAGGCGGTCAGCGAATTGACTCGGCTGTCCGAAGAGGAGCAGCGCCGTCGAATGGATGCTGCACTATTCGAGCGCTTCAAAGGCCTGCCAGCCGAAGGGCTTGGAGCAGGCAAATCACGCCGGCAACGCAAAGCAAAAACCAAGGCCGTCGCCACGCATGAACTGACCCGCTGTCTGCTCGAGCGTAAATTAAGCTTGGCGGAAATCGCCAATGAGCGCGGGCTGACCGTAGGTACCGTACTCAGCCATATGGAAAAACTGAAAGGGCAGGGTGCGCTGCCTGACCTGCTTCACTTGCGTGACGACATTGACGAATTCGATGCCATTCTCTGTGCTTGGTCAACTTCCGAGGATGGTAGGCTCGGGCCGATCCATCAACGTTTCGGTGGCCGCCATTCCTTCGAAACCTTGAAGCTTGTGCGATTGTTTTTACCCTAG
- a CDS encoding chitosanase — translation MELTPAQRAIIERTINVVETGKPDGNYAAIVRYADGPHNIRQITYGRSQTTEYGNLRKLVQAYVAANGMFSHELSVYADRVGSDPLTDDNNFIALLKNAGKNDPVMRKVQDQFFDDVYFRPAMQWADDHQFKLPLSALVIYDSFIHSGQILWFLRQRFAESPPSLGGDEKKWVKAYVDVRHDWLANHPRKILQKTVYRTQAFKDQIAKNNWDLSQLPLMMNGVAVTPG, via the coding sequence ATGGAATTGACTCCCGCCCAGCGCGCTATCATCGAGCGCACGATCAATGTCGTCGAAACCGGTAAACCCGATGGCAATTATGCCGCCATCGTTCGCTATGCCGATGGTCCGCACAATATCCGGCAAATTACTTACGGCCGTTCACAAACGACCGAGTACGGCAATTTACGTAAACTGGTACAAGCTTATGTTGCTGCCAACGGCATGTTCAGCCACGAGCTGTCGGTGTACGCCGATCGGGTGGGAAGCGACCCTTTGACCGATGACAACAACTTCATTGCTTTGCTGAAAAATGCCGGCAAGAACGATCCGGTGATGCGCAAGGTTCAGGATCAGTTTTTTGATGACGTGTATTTTCGCCCGGCCATGCAATGGGCTGATGATCATCAATTCAAGTTGCCGTTGTCAGCGCTGGTGATTTACGACTCGTTTATCCATAGCGGTCAAATCCTGTGGTTTCTGCGCCAGCGCTTTGCCGAGAGCCCGCCTTCGCTTGGCGGCGATGAGAAAAAATGGGTCAAAGCGTATGTCGATGTGCGTCATGATTGGCTGGCCAATCATCCGCGCAAGATCCTGCAGAAAACCGTTTATCGCACACAGGCATTCAAAGATCAGATCGCCAAGAATAATTGGGATTTGAGCCAGTTGCCGCTGATGATGAATGGTGTGGCGGTGACGCCGGGGTAG
- a CDS encoding benzoate/H(+) symporter BenE family transporter, with protein MNSRFSFSHLIAGFIAVLVGYTSSVAIVFQAAHALGATPGQLSSWLLVLGLGMGVTCIGLAWYFKTPVLTAWSTPGAALLVTSVDGITMPEAIGAFLVSSGLMALCGLMGWFDALTRHIPRSLAAAMLAGVLLKFGLDVFVSMQTQLLLVSVMAVVYFIGKRWFPRYAIVACLGVGLLVAALQDLIVVEQLQWQISKPELVLPQFSLGAIIGVGLPLFIVTMASQNVPGLAVLRANGYQTPVSPLITTTGVTGMLLAPFGGFAFNLAAITAAICMSPDADPDPKRRYWASIWAGGFYCLTGIFGATVVALFAALPTALIQAIAGLALLATIGNAMTGALHEEQGRDAALVTFLVTASGLSLFGVGSAFWGLLFGLVVLRAMQK; from the coding sequence ATGAACAGCCGCTTTTCGTTTTCTCATCTGATTGCCGGGTTTATTGCCGTGCTGGTCGGTTACACCAGCTCGGTTGCCATTGTCTTTCAGGCCGCGCATGCGCTGGGGGCGACGCCCGGACAGCTCAGTTCCTGGCTGCTGGTTTTGGGCTTGGGTATGGGGGTGACCTGTATCGGTCTCGCCTGGTATTTCAAAACGCCGGTGCTGACTGCGTGGTCGACGCCGGGCGCAGCGTTGTTGGTGACTTCGGTCGATGGCATCACGATGCCGGAAGCGATTGGTGCGTTTCTGGTTTCCTCCGGTCTGATGGCGCTATGCGGATTGATGGGCTGGTTCGATGCGTTGACGCGGCATATTCCGCGCTCACTGGCCGCAGCGATGTTGGCCGGTGTGCTGCTGAAGTTTGGTCTTGATGTGTTCGTGTCGATGCAAACGCAATTGCTGTTGGTCAGTGTCATGGCCGTGGTGTATTTCATCGGCAAACGCTGGTTCCCACGCTACGCGATTGTTGCTTGCCTCGGTGTCGGTTTATTGGTGGCGGCATTGCAGGATTTGATCGTCGTTGAGCAACTGCAGTGGCAAATCTCGAAACCGGAACTTGTCCTGCCGCAGTTTTCGCTTGGCGCGATCATCGGCGTTGGATTGCCGCTTTTTATCGTCACGATGGCTTCGCAAAATGTGCCGGGTTTGGCGGTGCTGCGCGCCAATGGTTATCAAACGCCAGTTTCGCCGCTGATCACCACCACTGGCGTCACCGGCATGTTGCTGGCGCCATTCGGCGGCTTTGCCTTTAATTTGGCCGCGATCACCGCCGCAATTTGCATGAGTCCCGATGCCGATCCGGATCCAAAGCGGCGTTACTGGGCCTCGATTTGGGCCGGCGGTTTTTATTGCCTGACCGGGATTTTTGGTGCAACGGTAGTAGCGTTATTTGCCGCATTACCGACGGCTTTGATTCAGGCGATTGCCGGTTTGGCATTACTTGCCACTATCGGTAATGCCATGACCGGCGCATTGCATGAAGAGCAGGGGCGTGATGCCGCGTTGGTCACTTTTCTGGTCACGGCATCAGGCTTATCGCTGTTTGGTGTTGGCAGTGCGTTCTGGGGCTTGCTGTTTGGTTTGGTCGTTTTGCGCGCGATGCAGAAATAG
- a CDS encoding helix-turn-helix domain-containing protein — translation MPLDETSQQVANALRALRHQHNWSLDRASEATGVSKAMLGQIERGESSPTVATLWKIATGFGVSLSSLLEPKPEIPTTTQLRRVAKLRRNPGGDQMTVAPLLPFEPGLGFEIFELTIEPGDERHSEPHEAGVTEIVIVAKGKMEVLIDSEWQTLNEGDALRFAADKPHGYRNRGRKPAVFYDVIRYSR, via the coding sequence ATGCCACTCGACGAAACCAGCCAACAAGTCGCCAATGCCTTGCGCGCACTGCGCCACCAGCACAACTGGAGCCTCGACAGAGCCAGCGAAGCCACCGGCGTCAGCAAGGCCATGCTCGGCCAAATCGAGCGCGGCGAGTCGAGTCCAACGGTCGCAACTCTGTGGAAAATCGCTACCGGCTTCGGCGTTTCGCTCTCCAGTTTGCTGGAACCGAAACCGGAAATCCCGACAACCACGCAACTGCGCCGCGTCGCCAAGCTGCGTCGTAATCCAGGCGGCGATCAGATGACGGTGGCGCCTTTGTTGCCGTTCGAGCCGGGCCTCGGTTTCGAGATTTTCGAGCTGACCATCGAGCCCGGCGATGAGCGCCATTCCGAGCCACACGAAGCCGGCGTCACCGAAATCGTCATCGTCGCCAAAGGCAAAATGGAAGTGTTGATTGATAGCGAATGGCAAACACTCAATGAAGGCGATGCGCTGCGCTTTGCCGCCGACAAACCGCATGGCTATCGCAATCGCGGCAGGAAACCGGCGGTGTTTTATGATGTGATTCGATATTCGCGATGA